In a single window of the Rhodamnia argentea isolate NSW1041297 chromosome 2, ASM2092103v1, whole genome shotgun sequence genome:
- the LOC115751471 gene encoding low affinity sulfate transporter 3-like isoform X2: MASLPDTESLKSEAEPPPEMSIENASHHQAERAEWVLGSPDPPSLWHDLLVSIRETLLPNNSNDDTKRSPMAQKQALCRGAASLFQGLFPTLCWGKSYCVSKFKSDLMAGLTLASLCIPQSIGYANLAKLDPQYGLYTSVVPPLVYALMGSSREIAIGPVAVVSLLLSSMIQNVQDPLTEPGAYRRLVFTATFFAGTFQALFGLLRLGFLVDFLSHAAIVGFMAGAAIIIGLQQLKGLLGISHFTTKTDAVSVLESAFRSIHHQWYPLNFVLGCSFLIFLLIARFIGRRKKKLFWFPAIAPLVSVVLSTLIVFLTNADKHGVKVVKHIKGGLNPSSAHELQFGGPHVGQSAKIGLICAVVALAEAIAVGRSFASIKGYQIDGNKEMVAMGFMNIAGSLTSCYVATGSFSRTAVNFSAGCQTVVSNIVMAMAVLLSLLLFTKLLYYTPIAILASIILSALPGLIDVNEALRIWRVDKLDFLACIGAFLGVLFGTVEIGLLAAVAISFGKIIFLSIRPGTELLGRLPRTDIFGDIRQYPMAIETPGVFLIRINSGLMCFANANYIRERIMRSVTEEDDAKRTERRKIQVVVLDMSNVMNIDTSGITALEELHKKLVSIGLEVGIANIRWPVIHKLKLANFLDRIGRERVFLSVGEAVEYSWGLSHSSLESN; encoded by the exons ATGGCTTCACTGCCCGATACAGAGAGCTTGAAATCTGAAGCAGAGCCGCCTCCGGAAATGAGCATTGAGAACGCTAGTCATCATCAGGCTGAGAGAGCTGAATGGGTGCTCGGTTCACCTGACCCTCCTAGCCTCTGGCATGATCTGCTTGTCTCAATAAGAGAGACACTACTTCCTAACAACAGCAATGATGATACGAAAAGATCTCCAATGGCACAAAAGCAAGCTCTATGCAGGGGAGCTGCTTCACTCTTTCAAGGTCTCTTCCCAACCCTCTGCTGGGGCAAAAGTTACTGTGTCTCGAAGTTCAAAAGCGACCTGATGGCCGGTTTGACGCTCGCGAGCCTCTGCATTCCTCAG AGCATTGGGTATGCTAACTTGGCGAAACTGGATCCACAGTATGGCCTAT ACACAAGCGTAGTCCCGCCTCTTGTCTATGCCTTGATGGGGAGTTCCAGGGAGATTGCCATTGGACCTGTAGCTGTCGTATCACTCTTGCTTTCCTCCATGATTCAAAATGTACAGGATCCTTTGACCGAACCTGGTGCTTACAGAAGGCTCGTTTTCACGGCAACTTTCTTTGCTGGAACATTCCAGGCTTTATTCGGATTGCTCAG GTTGGGATTTCTGGTCGATTTTCTTTCGCATGCTGCGATCGTTGGGTTCATGGCAGGCGCGGCCATCATTATCGGTCTTCAACAACTCAAAGGGCTACTTGGGATTAGCCACTTCACAACAAAAACAGACGCGGTGTCCGTTCTAGAATCGGCATTTAGATCGATTCACCATCAA TGGTACCCTCTCAATTTTGTCCTTGGATGCTCATTCCTGATTTTCCTCCTCATCGCGAGGTTCATC GgacgaagaaaaaagaaactcttCTGGTTCCCAGCTATCGCTCCTCTAGTGTCGGTAGTCCTGTCCACCTTAATAGTCTTTCTGACGAATGCTGATAAGCATGGTGTGAAGGTAGTGAAGCACATCAAAGGAGGATTAAATCCAAGTTCAGCACATGAGTTGCAGTTCGGAGGTCCACATGTAGGACAGTCTGCTAAAATTGGTCTAATCTGCGCTGTTGTGGCTCTCGCC GAAGCGATAGCTGTTGGCCGGTCTTTTGCTTCGATCAAAGGCTACCAGATTGATGGGAACAAGGAAATGGTAGCAATGGGATTCATGAACATTGCTGGATCTCTCACCTCATGCTATGTAGCAACTG GTTCTTTTTCAAGGACTGCGGTGAATTTTAGTGCAGGATGCCAGACCGTCGTGTCGAACATAGTGATGGCCATGGCGGTGCTACTATCACTGCTGCTCTTCACCAAGCTCTTGTACTACACTCCCATCGCGATCCTTGCTTCGATCATCTTGTCGGCTCTTCCCGGTCTGATCGACGTGAATGAGGCTCTCCGGATCTGGAGAGTCGACAAGCTTGACTTCCTAGCGTGCATCGGCGCCTTCTTGGGGGTCCTGTTCGGGACGGTGGAGATCGGCCTTCTAGCCGCG GTTGCTATCTCGTTTGGAAAGATTATATTTCTATCCATTCGACCTGGCACAGAACTGCTAGGAAGGCTTCCGAGGACGGATATATTTGGCGACATCAGACAGTACCCAATGGCCATCGAAACTCCCGGTGTCTTCTTGATCCGCATCAATTCCGGCTTGATGTGCTTTGCCAATGCCAATTACATCAGAGAAAG GATAATGAGGTCAGTCACCGAAGAGGATGACGCTAAACGAACCGAGAGGAGAAAGATCCAAGTGGTGGTCCTTGACATGTCCA ATGTGATGAACATCGACACATCGGGGATCACCGCCCTTGAAGAACTGCACAAGAAGCTGGTTTCAATCGGCTTAGAA GTGGGTATAGCCAACATCAGATGGCCAGTGATCCACAAGCTGAAGTTGGCCAACTTCCTGGACAGGATTGGGAGAGAGAGGGTCTTCCTTAGTGTTGGGGAGGCTGTGGAATATTCAT GGGGCCTCAGCCACTCCTCACTAGAATCAAATTAA
- the LOC115751471 gene encoding low affinity sulfate transporter 3-like isoform X3, producing MSIENASHHQAERAEWVLGSPDPPSLWHDLLVSIRETLLPNNSNDDTKRSPMAQKQALCRGAASLFQGLFPTLCWGKSYCVSKFKSDLMAGLTLASLCIPQSIGYANLAKLDPQYGLYTSVVPPLVYALMGSSREIAIGPVAVVSLLLSSMIQNVQDPLTEPGAYRRLVFTATFFAGTFQALFGLLRLGFLVDFLSHAAIVGFMAGAAIIIGLQQLKGLLGISHFTTKTDAVSVLESAFRSIHHQWYPLNFVLGCSFLIFLLIARFIGRRKKKLFWFPAIAPLVSVVLSTLIVFLTNADKHGVKVVKHIKGGLNPSSAHELQFGGPHVGQSAKIGLICAVVALAEAIAVGRSFASIKGYQIDGNKEMVAMGFMNIAGSLTSCYVATGSFSRTAVNFSAGCQTVVSNIVMAMAVLLSLLLFTKLLYYTPIAILASIILSALPGLIDVNEALRIWRVDKLDFLACIGAFLGVLFGTVEIGLLAAVAISFGKIIFLSIRPGTELLGRLPRTDIFGDIRQYPMAIETPGVFLIRINSGLMCFANANYIRERIMRSVTEEDDAKRTERRKIQVVVLDMSNVMNIDTSGITALEELHKKLVSIGLEVGIANIRWPVIHKLKLANFLDRIGRERVFLSVGEAVEYSCLSSKFTGLDSC from the exons ATGAGCATTGAGAACGCTAGTCATCATCAGGCTGAGAGAGCTGAATGGGTGCTCGGTTCACCTGACCCTCCTAGCCTCTGGCATGATCTGCTTGTCTCAATAAGAGAGACACTACTTCCTAACAACAGCAATGATGATACGAAAAGATCTCCAATGGCACAAAAGCAAGCTCTATGCAGGGGAGCTGCTTCACTCTTTCAAGGTCTCTTCCCAACCCTCTGCTGGGGCAAAAGTTACTGTGTCTCGAAGTTCAAAAGCGACCTGATGGCCGGTTTGACGCTCGCGAGCCTCTGCATTCCTCAG AGCATTGGGTATGCTAACTTGGCGAAACTGGATCCACAGTATGGCCTAT ACACAAGCGTAGTCCCGCCTCTTGTCTATGCCTTGATGGGGAGTTCCAGGGAGATTGCCATTGGACCTGTAGCTGTCGTATCACTCTTGCTTTCCTCCATGATTCAAAATGTACAGGATCCTTTGACCGAACCTGGTGCTTACAGAAGGCTCGTTTTCACGGCAACTTTCTTTGCTGGAACATTCCAGGCTTTATTCGGATTGCTCAG GTTGGGATTTCTGGTCGATTTTCTTTCGCATGCTGCGATCGTTGGGTTCATGGCAGGCGCGGCCATCATTATCGGTCTTCAACAACTCAAAGGGCTACTTGGGATTAGCCACTTCACAACAAAAACAGACGCGGTGTCCGTTCTAGAATCGGCATTTAGATCGATTCACCATCAA TGGTACCCTCTCAATTTTGTCCTTGGATGCTCATTCCTGATTTTCCTCCTCATCGCGAGGTTCATC GgacgaagaaaaaagaaactcttCTGGTTCCCAGCTATCGCTCCTCTAGTGTCGGTAGTCCTGTCCACCTTAATAGTCTTTCTGACGAATGCTGATAAGCATGGTGTGAAGGTAGTGAAGCACATCAAAGGAGGATTAAATCCAAGTTCAGCACATGAGTTGCAGTTCGGAGGTCCACATGTAGGACAGTCTGCTAAAATTGGTCTAATCTGCGCTGTTGTGGCTCTCGCC GAAGCGATAGCTGTTGGCCGGTCTTTTGCTTCGATCAAAGGCTACCAGATTGATGGGAACAAGGAAATGGTAGCAATGGGATTCATGAACATTGCTGGATCTCTCACCTCATGCTATGTAGCAACTG GTTCTTTTTCAAGGACTGCGGTGAATTTTAGTGCAGGATGCCAGACCGTCGTGTCGAACATAGTGATGGCCATGGCGGTGCTACTATCACTGCTGCTCTTCACCAAGCTCTTGTACTACACTCCCATCGCGATCCTTGCTTCGATCATCTTGTCGGCTCTTCCCGGTCTGATCGACGTGAATGAGGCTCTCCGGATCTGGAGAGTCGACAAGCTTGACTTCCTAGCGTGCATCGGCGCCTTCTTGGGGGTCCTGTTCGGGACGGTGGAGATCGGCCTTCTAGCCGCG GTTGCTATCTCGTTTGGAAAGATTATATTTCTATCCATTCGACCTGGCACAGAACTGCTAGGAAGGCTTCCGAGGACGGATATATTTGGCGACATCAGACAGTACCCAATGGCCATCGAAACTCCCGGTGTCTTCTTGATCCGCATCAATTCCGGCTTGATGTGCTTTGCCAATGCCAATTACATCAGAGAAAG GATAATGAGGTCAGTCACCGAAGAGGATGACGCTAAACGAACCGAGAGGAGAAAGATCCAAGTGGTGGTCCTTGACATGTCCA ATGTGATGAACATCGACACATCGGGGATCACCGCCCTTGAAGAACTGCACAAGAAGCTGGTTTCAATCGGCTTAGAA GTGGGTATAGCCAACATCAGATGGCCAGTGATCCACAAGCTGAAGTTGGCCAACTTCCTGGACAGGATTGGGAGAGAGAGGGTCTTCCTTAGTGTTGGGGAGGCTGTGGAATATTCATGCCTCTCTTCTAAGTTCACTGGTCTTGATAGCTGTTGA
- the LOC115751471 gene encoding low affinity sulfate transporter 3-like isoform X1 — protein MASLPDTESLKSEAEPPPEMSIENASHHQAERAEWVLGSPDPPSLWHDLLVSIRETLLPNNSNDDTKRSPMAQKQALCRGAASLFQGLFPTLCWGKSYCVSKFKSDLMAGLTLASLCIPQSIGYANLAKLDPQYGLYTSVVPPLVYALMGSSREIAIGPVAVVSLLLSSMIQNVQDPLTEPGAYRRLVFTATFFAGTFQALFGLLRLGFLVDFLSHAAIVGFMAGAAIIIGLQQLKGLLGISHFTTKTDAVSVLESAFRSIHHQWYPLNFVLGCSFLIFLLIARFIGRRKKKLFWFPAIAPLVSVVLSTLIVFLTNADKHGVKVVKHIKGGLNPSSAHELQFGGPHVGQSAKIGLICAVVALAEAIAVGRSFASIKGYQIDGNKEMVAMGFMNIAGSLTSCYVATGSFSRTAVNFSAGCQTVVSNIVMAMAVLLSLLLFTKLLYYTPIAILASIILSALPGLIDVNEALRIWRVDKLDFLACIGAFLGVLFGTVEIGLLAAVAISFGKIIFLSIRPGTELLGRLPRTDIFGDIRQYPMAIETPGVFLIRINSGLMCFANANYIRERIMRSVTEEDDAKRTERRKIQVVVLDMSNVMNIDTSGITALEELHKKLVSIGLEVGIANIRWPVIHKLKLANFLDRIGRERVFLSVGEAVEYSCLSSKFTGLDSC, from the exons ATGGCTTCACTGCCCGATACAGAGAGCTTGAAATCTGAAGCAGAGCCGCCTCCGGAAATGAGCATTGAGAACGCTAGTCATCATCAGGCTGAGAGAGCTGAATGGGTGCTCGGTTCACCTGACCCTCCTAGCCTCTGGCATGATCTGCTTGTCTCAATAAGAGAGACACTACTTCCTAACAACAGCAATGATGATACGAAAAGATCTCCAATGGCACAAAAGCAAGCTCTATGCAGGGGAGCTGCTTCACTCTTTCAAGGTCTCTTCCCAACCCTCTGCTGGGGCAAAAGTTACTGTGTCTCGAAGTTCAAAAGCGACCTGATGGCCGGTTTGACGCTCGCGAGCCTCTGCATTCCTCAG AGCATTGGGTATGCTAACTTGGCGAAACTGGATCCACAGTATGGCCTAT ACACAAGCGTAGTCCCGCCTCTTGTCTATGCCTTGATGGGGAGTTCCAGGGAGATTGCCATTGGACCTGTAGCTGTCGTATCACTCTTGCTTTCCTCCATGATTCAAAATGTACAGGATCCTTTGACCGAACCTGGTGCTTACAGAAGGCTCGTTTTCACGGCAACTTTCTTTGCTGGAACATTCCAGGCTTTATTCGGATTGCTCAG GTTGGGATTTCTGGTCGATTTTCTTTCGCATGCTGCGATCGTTGGGTTCATGGCAGGCGCGGCCATCATTATCGGTCTTCAACAACTCAAAGGGCTACTTGGGATTAGCCACTTCACAACAAAAACAGACGCGGTGTCCGTTCTAGAATCGGCATTTAGATCGATTCACCATCAA TGGTACCCTCTCAATTTTGTCCTTGGATGCTCATTCCTGATTTTCCTCCTCATCGCGAGGTTCATC GgacgaagaaaaaagaaactcttCTGGTTCCCAGCTATCGCTCCTCTAGTGTCGGTAGTCCTGTCCACCTTAATAGTCTTTCTGACGAATGCTGATAAGCATGGTGTGAAGGTAGTGAAGCACATCAAAGGAGGATTAAATCCAAGTTCAGCACATGAGTTGCAGTTCGGAGGTCCACATGTAGGACAGTCTGCTAAAATTGGTCTAATCTGCGCTGTTGTGGCTCTCGCC GAAGCGATAGCTGTTGGCCGGTCTTTTGCTTCGATCAAAGGCTACCAGATTGATGGGAACAAGGAAATGGTAGCAATGGGATTCATGAACATTGCTGGATCTCTCACCTCATGCTATGTAGCAACTG GTTCTTTTTCAAGGACTGCGGTGAATTTTAGTGCAGGATGCCAGACCGTCGTGTCGAACATAGTGATGGCCATGGCGGTGCTACTATCACTGCTGCTCTTCACCAAGCTCTTGTACTACACTCCCATCGCGATCCTTGCTTCGATCATCTTGTCGGCTCTTCCCGGTCTGATCGACGTGAATGAGGCTCTCCGGATCTGGAGAGTCGACAAGCTTGACTTCCTAGCGTGCATCGGCGCCTTCTTGGGGGTCCTGTTCGGGACGGTGGAGATCGGCCTTCTAGCCGCG GTTGCTATCTCGTTTGGAAAGATTATATTTCTATCCATTCGACCTGGCACAGAACTGCTAGGAAGGCTTCCGAGGACGGATATATTTGGCGACATCAGACAGTACCCAATGGCCATCGAAACTCCCGGTGTCTTCTTGATCCGCATCAATTCCGGCTTGATGTGCTTTGCCAATGCCAATTACATCAGAGAAAG GATAATGAGGTCAGTCACCGAAGAGGATGACGCTAAACGAACCGAGAGGAGAAAGATCCAAGTGGTGGTCCTTGACATGTCCA ATGTGATGAACATCGACACATCGGGGATCACCGCCCTTGAAGAACTGCACAAGAAGCTGGTTTCAATCGGCTTAGAA GTGGGTATAGCCAACATCAGATGGCCAGTGATCCACAAGCTGAAGTTGGCCAACTTCCTGGACAGGATTGGGAGAGAGAGGGTCTTCCTTAGTGTTGGGGAGGCTGTGGAATATTCATGCCTCTCTTCTAAGTTCACTGGTCTTGATAGCTGTTGA
- the LOC115751424 gene encoding probable glycerol-3-phosphate acyltransferase 2 gives MAGKSIAKSLFSFLTGVLLARTKTTTSIHAKSTQKLAKYAKTSLEDLSSGTLVFDFEGTLLQSSSLLPYFMLVAFEAGGFLRALVLLLAYPFARMLGRETALAVMVFMCFVGMKREGFRLGSTVLPKFFLEDMGHEAFDGVMGFGRRVAVTRLPRVMVEEFLKEWLGVDAVVGREVAVFRGRFVGLMEKNEGRQELIRLLGEGCFSKPWPFEHHQLLAHCEEAYMVSQAEKRNWQLLPREKYPKPLIFHDGKLAFRPTPLATLAMFMWIPLGLPLSILRITLGILLPYSISGPVLAMTGLKTTVSKPRNPNLDPNPLADGAKGTLYACNHKTLLDPIYVSFALNKPLAAATYSLSPLNEAISPIRTVRLARDREQDTKLMRQALAGGDLVVCPEGTTCREPYLLRFSPLFARVSEDIVPVAIAVGVSMFYGSTARGPKCWDPVFLFMNPNPSYTLQILEKVPASCTCEGGGKSGVEVANYVQSQIAGALGFECTLLTRKDKYMVLAGNDGRIQTKN, from the exons atggcCGGAAAATCGATCGCAAAGTCCCTATTCTCCTTCCTCACCGGAGTCCTATTGGCAAGAACCAAAACAACCACCAGCATCCATGCAAAATCGACCCAGAAGCTCGCCAAATATGCCAAAACATCCCTCGAGGACCTCTCTTCAGGAACTCTCGTCTTCGACTTCGAGGGCACGCTCCTCCAGTCATCTTCCCTCCTCCCTTACTTCATGCTCGTGGCCTTCGAAGCCGGCGGCTTCTTGAGAGCTCTCGTGCTGCTTCTCGCGTACCCTTTCGCACGCATGCTCGGTCGGGAAACGGCTCTCGCCGTGATGGTGTTCATGTGCTTTGTCGGGATGAAAAGAGAAGGGTTTAGGCTCGGGAGCACGGTTTTGCCCAAGTTCTTCTTGGAGGACATGGGCCACGAGGCGTTCGATGGCGTGATGGGTTTCGGGCGGAGGGTGGCGGTCACGAGGTTGCCGAGGGTCATGGTCGAGGAGTTCCTGAAGGAGTGGCTGGGAGTCGACGCGGTGGTGGGAAGAGAAGTGGCGGTGTTCCGAGGGCGGTTCGTGGGCTTGATGGAGAAGAACGAGGGGAGGCAAGAGCTGATTCGGCTTCTTGGCGAGGGATGCTTCAGCAAGCCATGGCCTTTTGAACATCACCAGCTTCTTGCTCACTGTGAG GAAGCGTACATGGTGAGCCAAGCAGAGAAGAGGAATTGGCAGCTCCTCCCGAGAGAGAAATACCCAAAGCCCTTGATCTTCCACGACGGCAAATTGGCCTTCAGACCAACGCCGCTCGCCACCCTCGCCATGTTCATGTGGATTCCCCTTGGCCTCCCGCTCTCCATCCTCAGAATCACCCTCGGCATCCTCTTGCCTTACTCGATCTCGGGCCCTGTGTTGGCCATGACAGGACTGAAGACCACCGTCTCGAAACCCCGAAACCCTAATCTCGACCCCAATCCGCTTGCCGATGGCGCAAAGGGCACTCTGTATGCATGCAACCACAAGACCCTCTTGGACCCAATCTACGTCTCCTTTGCCCTCAACAAGCCCCTCGCCGCGGCCACCTACAGCCTGAGCCCGCTCAACGAGGCCATCTCCCCAATCCGGACTGTCCGCCTGGCCAGGGACCGTGAGCAGGACACGAAGCTCATGCGGCAGGCCCTGGCCGGCGGAGACCTCGTGGTGTGCCCCGAGGGGACCACGTGCAGGGAGCCCTACCTGCTGAGGTTCAGCCCGCTGTTCGCACGAGTGAGCGAGGACATAGTCCCCGTGGCTATCGCCGTCGGGGTTAGCATGTTCTACGGGTCCACGGCCCGCGGACCCAAGTGCTGGGACCCGGTGTTCCTCTTCATGAACCCAAACCCGAGCTATACTCTTCAGATCCTTGAGAAAGTGCCGGCCTCTTGCACGTGTGAGGGCGGGGGCAAGTCCGGGGTTGAAGTTGCAAACTATGTGCAGAGCCAGATTGCAGGGGCTCTAGGGTTTGAGTGCACGCTCCTCACAAGAAAGGACAAGTACATGGTCCTGGCTGGGAATGATGGGAGGATCCAAACCAAGAATTGA